One segment of Streptomyces sp. YIM 121038 DNA contains the following:
- a CDS encoding trypco2 family protein: MSNEPGFVGLAEVIRQIRGELAAARLESQGQDLSFAVENVSLTFTVQVHRSGTGRGGIRIGVVTAELSGSVDRQATHQIQVDLTPELASGGRVNVSRD; this comes from the coding sequence TTGTCGAACGAACCCGGGTTCGTGGGGCTGGCCGAGGTGATCCGTCAGATCAGGGGCGAGCTGGCGGCGGCCCGCCTTGAGAGCCAGGGCCAGGACCTGAGCTTCGCCGTGGAGAACGTGAGCCTCACCTTCACCGTCCAGGTCCACCGCTCCGGAACGGGGCGCGGTGGGATCCGGATCGGCGTGGTGACGGCCGAACTCAGCGGCAGCGTCGACCGGCAGGCCACCCATCAGATCCAGGTCGACCTGACACCGGAGCTCGCGAGCGGGGGGCGGGTGAACGTGAGCCGGGACTAG
- a CDS encoding serine protease, translated as MAAGGGVRAASSMETPSWAVRIRGADGEIAGAGILLSPDRVLTCAHVVDRAAARVTAEFVGAAGHRVPAVAARVDGDAYVPETQDADGDPSGDVALLRLERPRPAGEAVRLHRLSAPGRAVRMYGFPYDHNGGIWFRATVVGSCGRDGQVQLSPTSPGELASPGCSGAGVADSATGEVIGMVLTGQKDTHGNRFSFMSPAETIVRHLPRVEPFLEGPAAVDDRLRSTADDAAEALLDEPFAQRLAAWLRDDGRQVKISVVRHDDDARGATLRRAITLADRELRTPASVGRASLDPPGTVPSAGGHDLAVHAGGLTSTEIAERIAERMGLWPRPGDSALDRIRTARVTLNLVVVGVDESLDPPALLDLLDVLRAGGSRLLLVFRTAGSCCHRARRELLVRPARERGERLVVRLREITGPLAGALGERRAAVVPYGVPPVDADLVAAHAALADLLRTEGRDHGPDLARYERLADRVAARLTRHIARLDRLSDRRDELGGRLRGYHVLRQHSTRGEEDPAVDALYLRAHDLLQTRPCDLHAAEAAVDAYTHHVDTHHSRPGRSGGPA; from the coding sequence ATGGCTGCTGGCGGGGGAGTCCGAGCCGCCTCGTCGATGGAGACGCCGAGCTGGGCCGTGCGGATCCGCGGCGCTGACGGGGAGATCGCTGGGGCAGGCATCCTGCTGAGCCCCGACCGGGTCCTCACCTGTGCCCATGTCGTGGACCGGGCGGCGGCCCGGGTCACCGCGGAGTTCGTGGGCGCCGCCGGCCACCGCGTGCCCGCGGTCGCCGCCCGGGTGGACGGGGACGCGTACGTACCGGAGACACAGGACGCGGACGGCGACCCCAGCGGGGATGTCGCGCTGCTACGGCTGGAGCGGCCCCGGCCCGCGGGGGAAGCGGTCCGGCTGCACCGCCTTTCGGCGCCGGGCCGCGCGGTGCGGATGTACGGCTTCCCGTACGACCACAACGGCGGCATCTGGTTCCGCGCCACCGTCGTCGGCAGCTGCGGACGCGACGGGCAGGTGCAGCTCAGCCCCACCAGCCCCGGCGAACTGGCCAGCCCCGGCTGCAGCGGCGCGGGCGTCGCCGACAGCGCCACCGGCGAGGTCATCGGCATGGTCCTCACCGGGCAGAAGGACACACACGGCAACCGGTTCTCGTTCATGAGCCCCGCCGAGACGATCGTCCGGCACCTGCCCCGGGTCGAGCCGTTCCTGGAGGGGCCCGCCGCCGTCGACGACCGGCTGCGCTCCACCGCGGACGACGCCGCGGAGGCGCTGCTCGACGAGCCGTTCGCCCAGCGCCTCGCCGCCTGGCTCCGGGACGACGGCCGACAGGTGAAGATCAGCGTCGTCCGGCACGACGACGACGCCCGCGGCGCCACGCTGCGCCGCGCCATCACCCTCGCCGACCGGGAGTTGCGCACCCCGGCCTCCGTCGGCCGGGCCTCCCTCGACCCGCCGGGCACCGTCCCGTCGGCCGGCGGCCACGACCTCGCCGTGCACGCCGGCGGGCTCACCTCCACGGAGATCGCCGAGCGGATCGCCGAACGCATGGGCCTGTGGCCGCGGCCCGGGGACTCGGCCCTCGACCGGATCCGCACCGCGAGGGTCACCCTCAACCTGGTCGTCGTCGGCGTCGACGAATCGCTCGACCCACCCGCCCTCCTCGACCTCCTCGACGTGCTGCGCGCCGGGGGCAGCAGGCTGCTCCTCGTCTTCCGCACAGCGGGCAGCTGCTGTCACCGCGCCCGCCGCGAGCTCCTCGTGCGGCCCGCGCGCGAGCGCGGAGAACGGCTCGTCGTGCGGCTGAGAGAGATCACCGGGCCGCTCGCCGGGGCGCTGGGCGAACGCCGGGCGGCCGTGGTGCCGTACGGCGTTCCGCCCGTCGACGCGGACCTGGTCGCCGCGCATGCCGCCCTGGCCGACCTGCTCCGGACGGAGGGCCGCGACCACGGCCCGGACCTGGCCCGCTACGAGCGCCTCGCGGACCGCGTCGCGGCCCGCCTCACCCGCCACATCGCCCGGCTCGACCGCCTGAGCGACCGCCGCGACGAACTCGGCGGCCGCCTGCGCGGCTACCACGTCCTGCGGCAGCACTCCACCCGAGGTGAGGAGGACCCGGCGGTGGACGCTCTCTATCTCCGGGCACACGACCTGCTCCAGACCCGCCCCTGCGACCTCCACGCGGCCGAGGCGGCGGTCGACGCCTACACCCACCACGTCGACACCCACCACAGCCGCCCCGGCCGCAGCGGAGGCCCGGCGTGA
- a CDS encoding serine/threonine-protein kinase yields MSGAACARADCRGGEIMVTGFCDTCLRRAVAPGPPAPDTPGPDGSGPDARGAGTPTGTGEGTARPFGPAAGELDRDGLLVLPHLPSPEPSDAADTTARPPTGGRRCGSDNCPGTIGVSYDDDLPPDHGFCPECGTQYSFRPKLRPGDQIAGHYEVLGYLAVGGHGWVYLAEDTRVPGLHVVLKGLINTGDAVARRAAVEERRSLTTLHHRDIVRIVTHVQHQAPGDTEPTGYIVMEYVGGRSLAWIRFASDEDLARLFGPGGFEFGHVIAYGCKILGALEYLHDQGLLYCDMKPENVIHYGREIKVIDLGAIRRIDDRSSGLVYTLGYAPPKKERDERGLDVDSDLYAVGRTLKVLAERAGPPAGLAARSFDALVRRATRPEPAARFRSAAEMSRQLWEVLREHQALSGHEPYPERSTRFEPTAALFGAALGTVPALDRFTHRPATAPGLPVGAPAPRETARALPVPLPDAADDAAVLLGGLAADTPDRIAERAASDPALGTAETALWLCRAYLEAGDADRAAVWVRTAEERVGDYDWRIFWHQGLIQLTRGQVESAEGEFVAAYSALPGEAAPKLALGYCAEYLADQESAAPGSGAAPARPRHDAKQRARRAEARARQAEEYYEAVRRRDRAQGSAAFGLARVQLRRGDRHRAVAVLDEVPTTSRHHDAARVAAVRVLAGRLPGGSVPGAAELRAAAERLAGLHLDGSGSWDRLVTELREHALGCRPPDGWGSGFPAGELFGPADTESALAGLLSRSLKRLADQAGSVGERGDLLDRAYAVLPEPVAVRDLLRGRRRRTA; encoded by the coding sequence GTGAGCGGGGCCGCCTGCGCCAGAGCCGACTGCCGGGGCGGCGAGATCATGGTGACCGGGTTCTGCGACACCTGCCTCCGGCGGGCCGTCGCCCCCGGCCCTCCAGCACCGGACACGCCGGGGCCGGACGGGTCGGGCCCGGACGCGCGAGGGGCCGGGACACCGACCGGCACGGGCGAGGGCACGGCACGCCCCTTCGGGCCGGCCGCCGGTGAGCTGGACCGCGACGGCCTTCTGGTGCTGCCGCATCTGCCCTCCCCGGAGCCCTCGGACGCCGCCGACACCACGGCCCGGCCGCCCACCGGGGGCCGACGCTGCGGATCCGACAACTGCCCCGGCACGATCGGGGTGTCCTACGACGACGACCTGCCACCGGACCACGGCTTCTGCCCGGAGTGCGGCACGCAGTACTCCTTCCGCCCGAAACTGCGCCCCGGCGACCAGATCGCCGGGCACTACGAGGTGCTCGGCTATCTCGCGGTCGGCGGCCACGGCTGGGTCTACCTCGCCGAGGACACCCGCGTGCCCGGCCTGCACGTCGTCCTCAAAGGCCTGATCAACACCGGGGACGCCGTGGCCCGGCGGGCCGCCGTCGAGGAACGCCGCTCGCTCACCACGCTGCACCACCGGGACATCGTCCGGATCGTGACGCACGTACAGCACCAGGCGCCCGGAGACACCGAGCCGACCGGCTACATCGTGATGGAGTACGTCGGCGGCCGCTCCCTCGCCTGGATCCGGTTCGCCTCGGACGAGGACCTGGCCCGGCTCTTCGGGCCCGGCGGCTTCGAGTTCGGGCACGTCATCGCGTACGGCTGCAAGATCCTCGGCGCCCTGGAGTACCTGCACGACCAGGGCCTGCTCTACTGCGACATGAAGCCCGAGAACGTCATCCACTACGGCCGCGAGATCAAGGTCATCGACCTCGGCGCCATCCGTCGCATCGACGACCGCTCCTCCGGCCTCGTGTACACCCTCGGCTACGCCCCGCCGAAGAAGGAACGCGACGAACGCGGCCTCGACGTCGACAGCGACCTGTACGCCGTCGGCCGCACCCTGAAGGTCCTCGCCGAGCGGGCAGGACCGCCCGCCGGCCTGGCCGCCCGCTCCTTCGACGCGCTGGTCCGGCGCGCCACCCGCCCCGAACCCGCCGCCCGCTTCCGCTCGGCCGCCGAGATGTCCCGCCAGCTGTGGGAGGTGCTGCGCGAGCACCAGGCGCTGAGCGGCCACGAGCCGTACCCGGAGCGGTCCACCCGGTTCGAGCCGACCGCCGCGCTCTTCGGCGCCGCCCTCGGCACGGTCCCCGCCCTGGACCGCTTCACCCACCGCCCCGCCACCGCCCCCGGGCTGCCCGTCGGTGCCCCCGCCCCCCGGGAGACCGCCCGCGCCCTGCCCGTGCCCCTGCCCGACGCCGCCGACGACGCCGCCGTGCTGCTCGGGGGGCTTGCCGCCGACACCCCCGACCGCATCGCCGAGCGCGCGGCGAGCGACCCGGCCCTCGGCACCGCGGAGACCGCGCTGTGGCTGTGCCGCGCCTATCTGGAGGCGGGCGACGCCGACCGGGCCGCGGTGTGGGTGCGTACGGCCGAGGAGCGCGTCGGCGACTACGACTGGCGGATCTTCTGGCACCAGGGCCTCATCCAGCTGACCCGGGGTCAGGTGGAGTCGGCGGAGGGCGAGTTCGTGGCCGCCTACAGCGCTCTGCCGGGCGAGGCCGCGCCGAAGCTGGCGCTCGGATACTGCGCCGAGTACCTGGCCGACCAGGAGAGCGCGGCACCCGGGTCCGGGGCGGCCCCCGCCCGGCCCCGGCACGACGCGAAGCAGCGGGCCCGGCGCGCCGAGGCCCGCGCCCGGCAGGCCGAGGAGTACTACGAGGCCGTACGGCGCCGGGACCGCGCCCAGGGCAGCGCCGCCTTCGGGCTGGCCCGCGTGCAGCTGCGCCGCGGCGACCGGCACCGGGCCGTAGCCGTCCTGGACGAGGTGCCGACCACCTCCCGGCACCACGACGCCGCGCGCGTGGCCGCGGTCCGGGTGCTCGCGGGCCGGCTGCCCGGCGGATCCGTGCCCGGCGCCGCCGAGTTGCGCGCGGCGGCCGAACGGCTCGCGGGGCTGCACCTGGACGGCAGCGGCTCCTGGGACCGCCTGGTCACCGAGCTGAGGGAGCACGCGCTCGGCTGCCGTCCGCCCGACGGCTGGGGGAGCGGCTTCCCCGCCGGTGAGCTGTTCGGCCCGGCGGACACCGAGTCGGCCCTTGCCGGACTCCTTTCCCGGTCGCTGAAGCGGCTCGCGGACCAGGCGGGCAGCGTCGGCGAGCGCGGCGACCTCCTTGACCGGGCGTACGCGGTGCTCCCCGAGCCGGTCGCCGTCCGCGATCTGCTGCGGGGCCGACGACGACGTACGGCGTGA
- a CDS encoding VWA domain-containing protein: MAETGAPRAGGTAGQVTVGLEVSQWKYLSGEESDPRMHAVLSVRVDGTEGGGPVLAQVLALDCSGSMTWPPEKLHAAQEAAVAAIRALPDGTPFAVVRGNEQGTMAYPGTATMARASDTTRKRAERVVHGLVAGGGTCIGAWLDLARRLLTEQGAPVGHVLLLTDGKNEHDEQMPLAGVLEECAGRFVCDAWGIGDGWDARELLAVTRRLHGSASSVREEAALPVEYEKLVSGLLTKTVPELAISVTPMPGAEVRYLKQVFPTEVELTPEEGTERFVTRAWGDETRRYQLCLCADPAGRPRREDLQLAVVAVDVPGAQEARLPAPQPCLVHWTDNPALSRHTDAQVEHFEQHQRLGEAVAAATDAHRRGERDLAEHQLGRAAQLAEAMGATEQLDRLARLVRIDDASAGRVALRPDVTAVDFEHLIAASSHSSYGPASGTGTGGGTGTGGGSAAGFTAAPGSGRATVPCPGCSHKAPAAARFCPSCGHPFEALP; this comes from the coding sequence ATGGCGGAGACAGGAGCGCCGAGGGCGGGCGGGACGGCCGGGCAGGTCACCGTCGGTCTTGAGGTCAGCCAGTGGAAGTACCTCTCCGGCGAGGAGAGCGACCCGCGGATGCACGCCGTCCTCAGCGTGCGCGTGGACGGCACCGAGGGCGGCGGCCCGGTGCTCGCGCAGGTGCTCGCCCTGGACTGCTCCGGCTCGATGACCTGGCCGCCGGAGAAGCTGCACGCCGCCCAGGAGGCGGCCGTCGCCGCGATCCGTGCACTGCCCGACGGCACGCCGTTCGCGGTGGTGCGGGGCAACGAGCAGGGGACCATGGCGTACCCCGGCACCGCGACCATGGCCCGGGCCTCGGACACGACCCGGAAGCGGGCGGAGCGGGTGGTGCACGGCCTCGTCGCGGGCGGCGGCACCTGCATCGGCGCCTGGCTGGACCTCGCCCGTCGGCTGCTGACCGAGCAGGGCGCCCCCGTCGGGCACGTCCTGCTGCTCACCGACGGGAAGAACGAGCACGACGAGCAGATGCCGCTGGCGGGCGTCCTGGAGGAGTGCGCGGGGCGGTTCGTCTGCGACGCGTGGGGGATCGGCGACGGCTGGGACGCCCGCGAGCTCCTCGCCGTCACCCGCAGGCTGCACGGCTCCGCCTCCTCGGTGCGGGAGGAGGCGGCCCTGCCTGTGGAGTACGAGAAGCTGGTCAGCGGCCTCCTCACCAAGACGGTCCCGGAGCTGGCGATCTCGGTGACGCCGATGCCGGGCGCCGAGGTGCGCTACCTCAAGCAGGTCTTCCCGACCGAGGTGGAGCTGACCCCCGAGGAGGGGACCGAACGGTTCGTCACCCGCGCCTGGGGCGACGAGACCCGCCGCTACCAGCTGTGCCTGTGCGCCGACCCGGCGGGCCGCCCGCGCCGCGAGGACCTCCAGCTCGCCGTGGTCGCCGTCGACGTACCCGGCGCCCAGGAGGCTCGGCTGCCTGCGCCGCAGCCCTGCCTGGTGCACTGGACCGACAACCCGGCCCTGTCCCGGCACACCGACGCCCAGGTCGAGCACTTCGAGCAGCACCAGCGGCTCGGCGAGGCCGTCGCCGCCGCGACCGACGCCCACCGCCGCGGGGAGCGCGACCTCGCCGAGCACCAGTTGGGCCGGGCGGCGCAGCTGGCCGAGGCGATGGGCGCCACCGAGCAGCTGGACCGCCTCGCCCGGCTTGTGCGGATCGACGACGCGAGCGCCGGGCGGGTCGCGCTGCGCCCCGATGTCACGGCCGTCGACTTCGAGCACCTGATCGCGGCCAGCAGCCACAGCAGCTACGGGCCCGCGTCCGGCACCGGTACCGGCGGCGGTACGGGCACCGGCGGCGGCAGCGCGGCCGGGTTCACGGCCGCTCCGGGCTCGGGCAGAGCCACCGTGCCCTGCCCGGGCTGCTCCCACAAGGCACCGGCGGCGGCCCGGTTCTGCCCCTCCTGCGGCCACCCCTTCGAGGCCCTGCCGTGA
- a CDS encoding ABC transporter substrate-binding protein, translated as MPRRSRRRTLAVFAVCLVLLGAGVVAGVRWAREATGSVTLLANWSGAEREHFQEKVIEPFEEKYRIDVVYQGSSALSQVLAADVAAGNPPDVAILPGPGELLSYAADGRLQSLDGLFDPRQYDRIWAPEVTIPGRGGHTYWLPVKTGLKSMVWYAGERPGRRSAGTPGRWCLGMESGATSGWPGTDWVEDILLQQAGPRVYEDWAKGELPWTDGAVRKAWTTFGELVGAGRNRRVERALTTGFGADCAPGRLEHQGSFRAAHWHRAGGDYVHSAAIVPDAGPDAGAREVSGDLATLLNRSPEAEQFIRYLADPGTALPEYTANKEAAPDGGRDSVARKIGEDLRTPGEPRCWDASDLMPRTTRDAFHQAVLRFLVAPRQLDARLTELEAARTGQDLPVCGGG; from the coding sequence GTGCCGCGCCGTTCCCGTCGCCGCACCCTCGCCGTCTTCGCCGTCTGTCTGGTCCTGCTCGGCGCGGGGGTGGTCGCCGGGGTGCGCTGGGCCCGGGAGGCGACGGGCTCGGTCACCCTGCTCGCCAACTGGAGCGGCGCGGAGCGCGAGCACTTTCAGGAGAAGGTCATCGAGCCGTTCGAGGAGAAGTACCGGATCGACGTCGTCTACCAGGGCAGTTCCGCGCTGAGCCAGGTGCTCGCCGCTGACGTGGCGGCCGGGAACCCACCCGACGTGGCGATCCTGCCGGGGCCGGGCGAACTGCTGTCCTACGCGGCCGACGGCAGGCTTCAGTCCTTGGACGGGCTGTTCGACCCCCGGCAGTACGACCGCATCTGGGCGCCCGAGGTGACGATCCCCGGCCGGGGCGGCCACACCTACTGGCTCCCCGTCAAGACCGGCCTCAAGAGCATGGTGTGGTACGCGGGAGAGAGGCCCGGCAGACGGTCGGCGGGCACGCCCGGGCGGTGGTGCCTGGGCATGGAGTCCGGCGCGACCTCCGGCTGGCCGGGCACCGACTGGGTGGAGGACATCCTGCTCCAGCAGGCCGGGCCCCGGGTGTACGAGGACTGGGCCAAGGGCGAACTCCCCTGGACCGACGGCGCCGTACGCAAGGCCTGGACCACCTTCGGCGAACTGGTCGGCGCCGGCCGGAACCGCCGTGTCGAGCGGGCCCTGACCACCGGCTTCGGCGCGGACTGCGCCCCCGGCCGGCTGGAGCACCAGGGCTCCTTCCGCGCCGCCCACTGGCACCGGGCGGGCGGCGACTACGTCCACTCCGCCGCGATCGTCCCCGACGCGGGCCCGGACGCCGGGGCCCGGGAGGTGTCCGGCGACCTCGCGACCCTGCTCAACCGCTCGCCGGAGGCCGAACAGTTCATCCGCTACCTGGCCGACCCCGGCACGGCGCTGCCGGAGTACACCGCCAACAAGGAGGCCGCGCCGGACGGTGGCCGGGACAGCGTGGCGCGGAAGATCGGCGAGGACCTGCGCACACCGGGGGAGCCCCGCTGCTGGGACGCCTCCGACCTCATGCCCCGCACCACCCGTGACGCCTTCCACCAGGCGGTGCTGCGCTTCCTCGTCGCCCCGAGGCAACTGGACGCCCGTCTGACGGAACTGGAGGCGGCACGCACCGGACAGGACCTGCCGGTGTGCGGTGGCGGGTGA
- a CDS encoding acyl-CoA dehydrogenase family protein, with protein sequence MHLAYTPAQQRLRAELRTYFAELVPDHASARFGDRAAQKRFYRETIRRLGADRWLGVGWPEEYGGRGLTPMEQFIFFDEAAQAGVPLPLMALNTVGPTLMRYGTAEQKAYFLPKILSGEIDFAIGYSEPDAGTDLASLRTRAVREGDETTGHYTVNGQKIWTTNGDTADWVWLAVRTDPDAPPHQGISMLLVPTTDPGYSCTVISTLAGHDTTASYYENVRVPAGHRVGEENKGWRLITNQLNHERVTLAAHGTMAIRALHDVRHWAAGTKLADGRRVIDLPWVRSRLARTHLKLDAMKLLNWQMVHAVQDGTLTPQDASAVKVYGSEARRDAYAWLMEVVGAPGALKEGSAGAVLQGELERGYRSAVIFTFGGGNNEIQREIISWIGLGMPRVRR encoded by the coding sequence GTGCACCTCGCATACACGCCCGCGCAGCAGCGACTGCGCGCCGAACTGCGTACGTACTTCGCCGAGCTCGTGCCCGACCACGCGAGCGCCCGGTTCGGCGACCGCGCCGCGCAGAAGCGGTTCTACCGCGAGACGATCCGCCGCCTCGGCGCCGACCGCTGGCTCGGCGTGGGCTGGCCCGAGGAGTACGGCGGGCGCGGGCTCACGCCCATGGAGCAGTTCATCTTCTTCGACGAGGCGGCCCAGGCCGGAGTCCCGCTGCCGCTGATGGCGCTGAACACCGTCGGCCCGACCCTCATGCGCTACGGCACCGCCGAGCAGAAGGCGTACTTCCTGCCGAAGATCCTCTCCGGCGAGATCGACTTCGCCATCGGCTACAGCGAGCCCGACGCGGGCACCGACCTCGCCTCGCTCAGGACGCGGGCGGTGCGCGAGGGCGACGAGACCACCGGCCACTACACGGTCAACGGGCAGAAGATCTGGACGACCAACGGCGACACCGCCGACTGGGTGTGGCTCGCCGTGCGCACCGATCCGGACGCGCCGCCGCACCAGGGCATCTCCATGCTCCTCGTACCGACGACCGACCCCGGCTACTCCTGCACCGTCATCAGCACCCTCGCCGGGCACGACACCACGGCTAGCTACTACGAGAACGTCCGGGTGCCCGCGGGGCACCGCGTCGGCGAGGAGAACAAGGGCTGGCGGCTCATCACCAACCAGCTCAACCACGAGCGCGTCACGCTCGCCGCGCACGGCACCATGGCGATCCGCGCCCTGCACGACGTGCGCCACTGGGCCGCGGGCACCAAGCTCGCCGACGGCCGCCGCGTCATCGACCTGCCCTGGGTGCGCAGCCGCCTGGCACGGACCCATCTGAAGCTGGACGCGATGAAGCTCCTCAACTGGCAGATGGTGCACGCGGTCCAGGACGGCACGCTCACCCCGCAGGACGCCTCCGCCGTCAAGGTCTACGGTTCGGAGGCGCGCCGCGACGCCTACGCCTGGCTGATGGAGGTCGTGGGCGCCCCGGGCGCCCTGAAGGAGGGCTCCGCGGGCGCGGTCCTTCAGGGCGAACTGGAGCGCGGCTACCGCTCCGCGGTCATCTTCACCTTCGGCGGCGGCAACAACGAGATCCAGCGCGAGATCATCTCGTGGATCGGCCTGGGCATGCCCCGGGTGCGCCGCTGA
- a CDS encoding AraC family transcriptional regulator, whose amino-acid sequence MTERGGARTSAHLGAAEHIRTYPFDPSASVSGVGMQIGPMGTDGPWAGGVGLSRRVHRIDFHVLLFFREGPVRHTIDFAEYAVGAGDVLWIRPGQVHSFSATDRYVGTALTMQPGFLPRATVEATGLYRYDRPPLLRPDGAQRAAIDASLEQLQREYLDTATLPPSLHTSVLRHSLTALMLRVAHVSAQAAADECRPQPDTTFTRFRTAVEQGFTTNHSVSAYADELGYSRRTLVRAVRAATGQTPKGFIDRRVILEAQRLLAHTDLPVGRIGAAVGFADSANFSKFFQQHTGWTPATFRSEQA is encoded by the coding sequence ATGACGGAGCGGGGCGGCGCACGGACGAGCGCACATCTGGGAGCCGCGGAGCACATCCGTACCTACCCCTTCGACCCGAGCGCGAGCGTGTCCGGGGTCGGCATGCAGATCGGTCCGATGGGCACCGACGGCCCCTGGGCGGGCGGCGTGGGCCTGTCGCGGCGCGTGCACCGCATCGACTTCCACGTGCTGCTCTTCTTCCGCGAGGGCCCGGTCCGCCACACCATCGACTTCGCGGAGTACGCGGTCGGCGCGGGCGACGTCCTGTGGATCAGACCCGGCCAGGTGCACAGCTTCTCGGCGACCGACCGGTACGTGGGCACCGCGCTCACCATGCAGCCCGGCTTCCTGCCGCGCGCGACCGTGGAGGCGACCGGCCTGTACCGCTACGACCGCCCGCCGCTGCTGCGTCCGGACGGGGCCCAGCGCGCCGCGATCGACGCCTCCCTGGAGCAGTTGCAGCGCGAGTACCTGGACACGGCGACGCTGCCGCCGAGCCTGCACACCTCGGTCCTCAGGCACTCCCTCACGGCCCTCATGCTGCGGGTGGCGCACGTCTCCGCGCAGGCCGCGGCGGACGAGTGCAGGCCGCAGCCGGACACCACGTTCACCCGGTTCCGCACGGCGGTCGAGCAGGGCTTCACGACCAACCACAGCGTCAGCGCCTACGCCGACGAGCTCGGTTACTCGCGCCGCACGCTCGTGCGCGCCGTGCGCGCCGCCACCGGCCAGACCCCGAAGGGCTTCATCGACCGCCGCGTGATCCTGGAGGCCCAGCGCCTGCTCGCCCACACCGACCTGCCGGTGGGCCGCATCGGCGCGGCCGTCGGCTTCGCGGACTCGGCGAACTTCTCGAAGTTCTTCCAGCAGCACACCGGGTGGACCCCGGCGACGTTCCGCTCGGAACAGGCCTGA